The DNA segment GCATCAAACGATGAACTACAAGCCAAAGTCAAGCAATTGCAAGCTAATAAGCAACAGATCTTAAAAGAAAATCAGGAGCTGAAACAGACTCTCCAACGACAACATCCAGCCAAAATTCAGGACCGTCACCGTACATTAGTGGATCAGGTATCTGCGTTTGTTGAAACAGCTTTTGTGCACAGCAAAGGGACCTATCAGGAACGAAAAAAGCAAGCTCAATCGATCATGAGTGATGAGCTGATCAACACATTTTTTCCTACAGAAACTTATAGGGGGAAAACGAATACGAGCATAGATCATGTTCAGCTATTTATTGAAACGGGCAACCTAACTAGCAGCCATGCAACGGCCCTGGTTCGGTTCTATCACACTCTTCATTCTTTACAGAATGATCAAGAACAAGTGTCGGAAGTGTTTTTAGAAATAGATGTCCAAAAGCAAGATGGGCGTTGGAGAGTGGTGGACTTTAAGCAAGCCACGTAGGAGGGGAAATAAATGAAAAAACAGAGGAATGTGGTCACGGAAAACACATCGAAAATGTATTTAATTGGGTTAAGTATCATGACGGCGACACTTCTCTTTTTCTTATGTTCTGGATTTATATGGGGAGACCAACATCATGGGGACATTCAACAAACTCCCCTGAATAAACTGATCAACTTGAAAGGATCTGGGGACATGATTATTGAGGGTTGGGCCTATAATCCGAACCGTCAACTTATGATTGTTACTCTAAATATAGATCAATCTACGGATCTATTAGGGGATTCATTGGCCTTTGTTGCGCAAGAAAAGGCTAATCCTCAACGAAAGATTCCGACGACAGTTGAGTACCATGAAGAAGGTCAATATGTGATTAGTATTCAAGACGTAAGTCCCTCTTTCGAGGTGATGGCTTTAGACATTTACAAGCACAAAGAAAAGGATGAGATTCTTCTTGGTGATCCTCAACAGGAGCTGAAGGGAGGTGAAGAAGTCAAAGAATTAGCGCGCATCTATACCGATCAACGAAAAGTTGAAACTGATCTAGCATTGACCATTCAAGCGGAACAAGATTATGAATTAGCTGCTTTAACAAGAGATATCAAACAGGCTAAACAAACCATTCAAGATAAGGAAAAACAGATTCAAAGAATCGAACAAAAACTAAATGATCTGGATCAAAAACTAGTGGAATTAGAATCAGACCGACTGTATGAAACGGGTGAAGAAAAGGAACAAACGAATGCAAGAATTCAACAAATAGAAAATGAAAAAAAGAGACTCAATCGAGTGGCCGCAGAGAACGAAACGATGACTCAAACTATAAAGGAGAAGCTTAAGATGTTAAAAGAAAAACGAGACATGATTGATAGCTAAAATCGAAAAAAATGAGAAAAGGCATCAACACAAGGACCACACATCCCCTGTGCAGGGACCACACACCAGAGCTGTAACACGAAGGTTTGTTCCTATTTTGGCAACACAGTGACCGCACATTTGGGGATTTTCTTGTGCCCTCGTTTTGCCCGGCTCTGCCGGGATTCACACGCCAAGTGGGAACAAAAACCCCTTATGCTCTTCTCTTTATTCACTAGTTTTAGGACCTTAATCAGAAGGAGGGATTTTCATGGAAATAAGAATTCGATATATGGATCCAAAAACTGTTCAAAAAATTGACGAGCTTGCCAAAGAAAAAGGTGTGAGTCGGCAGGAGTTTTTACACGCACAGTTGCATCAGTTAGCTGTCTTTAAGGAAGAGAATAATCGTGAACAAAGATTAAAGCAATTAATCGATCGAAACATTCAAACGATGGCCCACTGTTATACAGCGATTCGAGAAATGAATGATCTCTTACAGTTTGAAGAACCAGGTGAAGAAGTATGAATGAAACGATAACGCCTGGGGTGGTTTTAAAAACCAAATTCGTGACCGCCAATAAGAAAGGCTTTCAAGATTACGTCCAGTATGTAGACCGCGAAGAGGCCAAAGGAAAAGGGGAAGCACATCGGTCCATGTTTAGTTTGTATAATCACTATATGGACGATCAGGATAAAACCTCTGCCTTGTTTACTCAGAACTCGGATCGTTTATCTGTGGAAGGAAAACAGGGGATTAAATCATTGTTTGAACAAGCCCAAAAGAAGAACAGTATCATGTGGCAGGACGTGATTACGTTTGATAATGATTGGCTTCAAAAACGAGGCGTTTATGACTCCAAAAGCCACACCCTAGATGAAGATGCTTTAAAAGAAGTGACACGAAGATCCATGCAGGCCATGATGAAAAAAGAAGGATTACAAGATAGTGCTGTCTGGTCAGCGGCCATTCACTATAACACCGATAACATTCATATTCATGTGGCCACAGTCGAACCCAATCCGACTCGGGAGCGGGGTAAGCGAAAACCGAAAACGTTAGATGCGATGAAAGGTGAAGTCGTAAATGGATTGTTAGATCGAACGCAGGAACGAAATCACATTAACTCGTTGATCCGGGAGCATATGGTAAACACGAAGAAAGAAAATAGCAGCACAAAATGGAGGAATAGAGAAATGAAACCTTTGTTCCTCGAAGTGTACAATCATTTGCCTCAAGATAAACGCCAATGGCACTATGGCTATCAAACCCTGAATCCTATCCGACCGAAAATTGATGAACTTACGACAAGGTACTTAAACAAATATCACCCAAATGATATGAAACAACTGCATCGCAAACTGGATCTAGAGGTGAATGAATTAAAGCAAGCCTATGGGGATGGACCCAAGGACAAAAAACGATATCAACATTATAAACAAAACAAGCTGGATGATCTCTATAAGAGAATGGGAAATGCGTTCTTACAAGAAATGAAAGCTTATGATAACCAACGTATTCATGCCCATGAACCACGTCACTTTTCTTCCCATAGACCAGTGCCTCCGGGTGTTCATTTACAACAATCGTTTCGAAGGATTCAACGCTCCATGAGTCAAACCTATGAGCAGTTTATGAACGACTTGGACCATCAGAAATTGGAACGAGACATTGAAAGAGAAAGGTAGGTTGTTGATCATGAGGCAACGTCAAAATGTAACGCTCCATGAGGAAACCATTCGATTAATGAAAGAGTATCAGGAGCAACATCATATTCGTTATCCAGGGGAAGCTTTGGATCGGATAGTTGCGGAGTGGGAAGAGCAACAATTCAAGGATCATTCCCAAGAATATGTCATGGGGTTGATGGCTCAACGTTTTCAGGAGGTGTTTTCCGATGAGATGAAGCGGTTAAAGTTGGCAGCCAATCAAAGTGATAAAAACACGCAAGTTCTGCTGGAATTGATGAATGGATTTGCGATGGATCAAAACCTAGAAAGTTGTGTGACGACTCCAATATTTGAAAGTCAGGCGATGAAGGATGCCAAGGAAGCTGTCGAAGAACGAATCAGCAACCAAAGGCAAAAAAGAATCAGCGTCAGAGAGTCACAAGCTTCTTCATCCTAACAACTATCGGTGATTTAGCCGATTAATGATAGGTTGAAAAATGACCAAAGGAGGAGATTTTATGATGTTGTTTAATCACCGTTATGAAGTAGGCGTGTTTAAATGTTTAGGGGATAACCAAGAGCTCGTGATCGAAGTTGGCCAAAAGGAATACACCTTAACGTTGAGTGATGATGAAATGGCTGATGTGGAACAGCATTTGGTTAATCAAGAAAACTTACTCATCCCGTTCGATAAAAAGAGCAAGCAGCTGATGTTAAACACGGATCCAACCTATGAGGAAGAGGATATGGAAGAACTCATGAACATAAGCGAGGGAGGTGATGTTCATGGCCAAAAGTAAACGTACCTATCCCAAAAAGTCACCCGAACAGGTCCAAGAGGAGATCAATAGACTGACAGAAGGAATGGAAGAACGTATCTCGAACCACTTTCATTCGCCCGATCAGCTGAAAGAGTATTTGGATTTTATGGGAAAGTTTTATCGATATTCCCTAAAGAACACTGCGCTTATTGATTCACAGTTTTCGGGAGCTGAAGCTGTTGGCTCGTTTGCCTTTTGGAAAGAAAAAGGGTTCCCCGTTAACAAAGGTGAACAAGGCATTAAGATTCTCGTACCTAACCGATTGGGCCAGCAATTTAAAAACAATGAAGGGGAATGGAAGTCCTTACAACACGCCACCAGACAAGAGAAGGAACAGGTTAAAGACGGTCAACTCGACAAACGAGAGGGCCGTCTTGTTTTTTCTATCGGGAGTGTTTTTGATGTGTCGCAAACGAGTGCGTCCCAAAAAGACCTCCCTCACATATTCCCGAACAAATGGATCGATGGGAAGGTCGAAAACTATAAACCGTTGCGTCGAGGTATGGAGGCTATTGCGGATAAGAACAACATTCAAATCGTTGAACCTTATGAAGAGCTAGGGGCTGCCAAAGGAGTGAGTTACACAGGGAGAGGTGAAGTCGCCCTCAACCCTCGGAACTCAGAACGTCAGGATACGAAAAGCCTGTTGCATGAACTCACGGTGCGTCCATAAGGATGTGTTTGGGATCGCTGTCGTAGCAAACAGCTGATGTGGTCATATCATCATAAGGTCAAAGACTTATTGGTATTACCAAAATATCAAGATACTCGTGTTGGGAAACCAACAGGGGGACCATAGCATGTCTATAAAGCCACAAGTTACTGGCGTGTTACAGTACGACTGGATGGCAAGACCAAAGTAATAGACAAGGATGAAAGCTACACTGCTTGAACGATAGCCAGAGGGGTTATATCGTGGACCATAATAAACAACACGTGAAATGTTATGCAAGTGGGGACTTCAACGGATGAGTGAGACGTTGAAATATGACCTCCCACTGACCGACATCAATACGATGGTAAATGGCGAAAGTCGCATCCGATACTATTACAAGCTTCCCACATAATCTAAATGGAGATTGTCTAAGTCGATGCGCCCTTACGGGCTATGTCCTTTTGGAACTGAAAAATCGATAGGACAACGGAGTCTTCGTACTAGTCTGAGATAGGGAAAACCTATCACGCTAACATCAGATAACGCATGTTAGGTCATAGCTGTGAAGCTAGGATGGCGAAGGAAGACAGTTAACCGAATCCAATATTATAAGAAGAAGGAGCGAGAGGCTCTATGAGAAATCCTCAAGTAGTATTGGACAATCTAACGAGTAAGTCCAATGATGAAAGCTACAAGTATCAAAGAGTTTACAGAAACTTATACAATCCTGAGTTTTATCTTATGGCATATGATGAAATTTACCCTAACCCTGGTCATATGACTAAAGGGTCAAATGGTAAAACCATTGATGGCATGAGCATGAAAAGGATCCATACTATTATTGATTCACTCAAGGATGAAAAGTATCAGCCGACTCCAGTAAGAAGAACCTATATCGGAAAAAAGAGTGGTAATGGCAAAAGGCCACTTGGTATTCCATCATTCGATGACAAACTGCTACAAATGGTAGTCAAATATATTCTGGAAAGTATGTACGAAAGTTCGTTCAGTAACACATCTCATGGCTATCGACCAAACAAAAGCTGTCACACGGCTATCAAGCAAATTGCTGACACATTCAATGGAGTAAAGTGGTTTATAGAAGGGGATATAAAAGGCTTCTTTGATAACATAGACCATTCTATTTTAATTAACCTACTTCGTAAAAGAATCAAGGATGAGAAATTCCTAAGACTTATTTGGAAATTTCTTAAAGCAGGATATGTAGAGGACTGGAAGTACCACAATTCTTACAGTGGCGTACCTCAAGGAGGTATTATCAGTCCTGTCTTATCCAACATCTATCTTAACGAATTAGATAAATTCATTGAAGAGTTCCAACTTAAATTTAACAAGGGTAAACATAAGGCACAAAACCCCGCCTACAAAAAGTTACACCAAAAAAGCATGCGCCTTAAAAAGAAATTAAAGGACAAAATGGCTAAAGGAACTCTCAAAGAAGGCGAACGTGAAGAAATTATTGGTTCCATCAAAGAAGCTAATAATAGAAAAATGAAGTTACCTTCAAAAGATCCAATGGATCAAAACTACAGAAGATTGAAATATGTCAGGTATGCGGATGATTGGCTCATAGGTATTATTGGCAGCAAAGAAGATGCCACCATGATAAAAAAAGAACTAACTACATTTATTAGCCAAAAACTGAAACTCGAACTTTCACAAGAAAAGACACTCATCACAAATAGTAGTAAATTTGCTAGGTTTCTTGGTTACAACATTGCGATTAGTAGGAATCAACAACCAAAGCCGTCCTCAAGGCCTGCAGGAGAACAAAAAAAGGTTCTCTCACGCAACAACTCGGGGAAAGTTTCCATCTATATGCCAAAAGAGGCTTGGACCAATAAACTCATAGAGTATAAAGCCATAAAAATGGACGGACGTAACTGGAGGCCGATGCATCGGAGTGCATTAATTAATAACGATGATTTAGAAATTATCACTCGTTATAACTCTGAGATCAGAGGCATGTATAACTACTATAGGTTAGCCCTAAACGTTAGTGGACTCAATAAATTTAGATACTTTATGGAATACAGTTTATACAAGACTTTTGCCAATAAATACAAAACATCAATAAGCAAAATAATAAATCGATACTCTATTAACGGAGTCTTTGCGGTTAGATACAAAACGAAGAAAGCTAACAAAACTCGATACTTTTATAGTGATGGATTCAAACGAAACACTTCGATAAAGGCAGACCACACTCATACAGACCTTCCTATCAGTAAAGTTGATCTAGCTAGAACCAGTCTCATTTCAAGATTAAAGGCGGAACGGTGTGAATGGTGCCATGCAGAAAACGTCGAATTAGAAATTCATCATGTAAGAAAACTAAAGGACTTAAAAGGAAAAAAGCTATGGGAACAAGCGATGATAGCTAGGGCGCGCAAAACAATAGCGCTTTGTGCCCTGGGACAGGGCAATGACTGTCATCGCAAACTTCATGCTGGACTGTTAGATTGAAGTAAGTTAATGGCGAGCCGTATACATGGAGACGTGTACGTACGGTTCTGAGGGGGATGCTTGGGAACCTACCATAGAAATATGGCAAGGCACTGGGTATCTACCCTACCATGCGAAGCTCCACACGGAAGGAAAACGAGATCATTACACAAAGCCGGAAAAGGAATTTCAAGCAGAAATGACAGCCTATACGGTGTCCTCCTATTTCAATATTGATACCAGCGATTATTCCCTAGATTACCTTCATCATTGGACGAAAGATCATGAGTTTAAGGATTGCGAAGGATTGTTGCAGGAAGTTCAAACGACGGCCAAAGAGTTTATTTCAACGATTGAAGATTCATGGGAAAAAGAACAGGAAGGGGATAAAGACATGAAAACGAAAACACCGTCCAATGAAAAAGGAGAGCGGAATATGGGCCAACCGATCCAGGCGCAGGAAAACAACCAAGAGAAAGAAAAGGGAGTCTTCGATCCACTGCCAAATCCCAAACCTTATCAAGACATGATCATCCTGGTAGATAAAGAGAGTCAGAATGTTAAAACCGTATCCATGGAAAGTCTTATAGACGTAGCCACACAGCAGGTAGATCAAAAAGAAATCAAACCGTTAGGGAACATCAGTTATCCGCAAGTCAAGCAAGATGAGCTGGTCAAAAAATTTAATCAAGCAAACGAAAAGGGCAAGGGTGCCTATATCGCTCTTAGTCCCGAACACCAAAAGAACCCGGAAACATTGCCTTCTTCTATGAGGAAGGTAATTGAAGGCATTTCAATCCCTTCTGAAACATTCAAGGAAGCCTATGCAAACAACGTAGCACCAGAGCACCCTTCTTTACAAAGATCACAACCATCCATCGAAAAAGAACCAAAGCAGGAAGAGGAAAAACTACCATCGGAGAAGCTACGTGACATGTACCGTCGGCAAGTCAGCACAACTGAACGAAACGAGAGCCCTTTTGAACCAAAAGCTGAAAAGGAAAAAGGTATGAGCGAACTCGATGACCAAGCCTATAAAGGTGCCTATAAAAAAGAGTTGATGAACTTTATTGAACCGAAGGTAGGAAAGGGACTGGATCAAGAGGAAGGCAACGATCGACAAGAACGTCTAAACCAAATGCGTGCCTTTGAAAAGACACATAGCATGGAATCCATTTATAAACTGAAAAAAGAATCGCTACAGGAATTAAAAGAGCTGCCGTTATCCGAACATGGCCAACAACGTTTAGTCCAGGTAGAAAGGACATTAGATCAGGAATTTAGCGAACAGAAGGGGAAAACCGGAGATAAGAGGAAAGGCAAGTCTGTGGAAGAAATAGCAGATGAAAGTAAACAGAGACCTTCTCAACAACAGCATAAAAAGCAACGGCAAAAAGTTGAAATGGAACGCTAGACAGGGATTTTTATTCCCTGTCTTTTTATTTTTCGATTTGACATTGACATTCAAAAAGGAGGAAGTGCTGCATGGTGAAGCATGTAGGCGCGTCACAAGTGGAAATCGCACGGAATGTAGATTTGATAGACTACTTGCAGCGTAAAGGAGAACCGTTGAAAAAGGAAGGAAACTATTACCGCCATCAAAAACATGACAGCTTAGTGATTAAAGATCAAATGTATGCCTGGAACTCGCGGGAGGAGAAGGGGTCTGGTGTGATTAACTTTGCCAAAATGTTTTATGGCATGAGTTTCCCAGAAGCTGTGTTAGATTTAAATGCTCAGGGTTATAAAGTAAAAACTGATGAACAAAAAAGAAAACCGAAAGAACCTTATCACTACCCTGAGCATTATGAAGTAAACGACATAACGAAGGCCAAAAACTATCTCACCAAAGAACGAAAGATTCACCCTAAACTCGTAGACTGGCTGGAACAAAAAGACTTCATCGCACAAGACAAGCTCGGGAATGTTATTTTTAAGTGGAAGCAGAATGGGAAAATTGTTGGTGCTGATCGCCAAGGGACAACCCCAATGAAAGATGGCCACATGTTTAAAGGGATTGATAAGAATAGCCATGGATCGGCTGGTTTTTCACTCGATATCGGAAAGCCCCATTCGATGTACTTCTTTGAAAGCCCGGTCGATGCGCTCTCGTATTGGAGTGTGAAACAGGAAGAGCTTCAAAACACACGACTGGTTTCAATGTCAGGCCTCAAACGTCAAACGTTGATCGATGAAATGAAACGTATGGGGAAAGAGGGGTGTACCATCCATCATGTCACCTTATGTACCGACAATGACAAGGCTGGTCAAGCCTTTTCTAACAAGTATCACCGGTTAATGACGAAAGGCTTATCTAGCATTGACCTGCCGGAGGCTAAGGATTGGAATGACGAGTTGAAGAAAAAAACTGAGAAGGATAGAGAACGTTCAACACAAGGTGGACTGGCTAAAAAAGACCTCATAACCCATGGTTCAGAACGAGAGTAAGGACGCCCCACGATGTAGTTCATGATAAGAAAGGTTGATTTTCTTCTGTCAACTTTGACCAGTCTAGCTCTACAGGTTCTTGGTTGGTTTTTCGTCAGCGTTATAGCCTATAAATTGATCTATATCTAACATAATTCAGGCGACTCAAAATATCGTGGAAAATAGTTTAAAGCAAGCTTACTATGACGAACGAGAAAAGCTGCAAGAAATGAATCGTCTGCAAAATCAACGGAAGCGAAAAGGGTTACGATAATTTTTAAACAAAAGGAGAGTTTTTGATGATTGTTATTCTAGCTGAAAAGCCGAGTCAGGCTAAGGCTTATGCAGATGCTTTTCAAAGCACCAGTAAAAAAAGACGGGTATATTGAGGTGAATGATCGCCGTTATTTTAACGACAAAGCCGTGATTACATGGGGTTTCGACCATCTTGTTTCTTTAGTGATGCATGGTGCTTATAAAAAAGAGTGGGAAAGATGGAGTTTAAAGCATCTTCCCATTCTTCCCGATCATTATAAATTTGAAGTGCCCAAAGATAAGAAAAAGCAATTTCAAATTGTGAAGGGCTTGATACAGACAGCAAGTGAGATTGTTATTGCTACTGATGCTGACCGTGAAGGGGAAAACATTGCTCGGAGTATTATAAGAAAGGCCGGAGCTGAAAATAAGCCGACAAAACGGTTATGGATTAATTCATTAGAGGTTGATGAAATTCAAAAAGGATTTGAAAATCTTCACTCAGGAAGCAAGTACTTGCCGATCTATGGGGAAGCGCAAGCCCGACAAATCGGTGATTGGCTCGTTGGTATGAATGCTTCTCCATTGTATTCTCTCCTGTTGCCAAAGAAGGGCATTCGTGAAACGTTCAGTTTAGGGAGAGTGCAAACACCAACGCTTTACTGATCTACACCCGACAACAAGAAATATATCATTTCAAGTCGGAGCCTTTTTATGAACTCTACGCAAATATCAAAGTTGAAAACGGTACATTTCAAGCGAAATATAAAGATCGGTTTGGAAGAAAAGGTGACCTTACGAATTTTATGAACAAGCAAGGCTTAAAATCCGAAGAAAACACCACGATTACAAAACTCACCAAAGAATCTAAGAAGACCAAATCCCCGAAATTGCACAGCCTTTCCACCCTGCAGACAAAGGCAAATAAAAAATGGAAGTATAGTCCAACAGATGTTTTAAAGATCATGCAAACCCTTTATGAAAAGAAGCTTCTAACGTACCCGAGGACAGATTCCAACCATATCACTGAAAGTGAATTTAAATATCTGAAAAATAACTTCTCGGCCTATCAGAATATCGCTGACGTGTCCGTTGATATGTCATTCCTTGGTCCGCAGAAGCGTTATGTGGAAAGTTCGAAGGTCCAAGAATTATCTATAATATAATATGGTTATGTAGTTAAAGTATCTTAGGAAAGTAGATACTTATTTTTATGACTTAGAATAATAAATATCTATATAAGACTTCTAAAGTCTCTATAGTTTTTAAAGATAAGGTGTGTGTTATGGCTAAGGTTATTAAAGTAAAAGAAGAAGAAAAAGTAATTTATCTTTTAACCTCTAATGAGGGCATTCCTTTTTTATATGTAAACAAGTATCTAAAGTTTTTAGATACTATAAATAAATCACCAAATACTATTAAATCCTATGCTTATAGATTGAAATTATATTGGGATTTTATCGAGTTAAATCAGTTGGAATTCGAAAATATTTCAATGGATGTATTGGTTAAATACATAGGCTGGCTGCATGGTGGATCTAGTGTTGGTTCAAAAAAGAGAGAATCTAATACTATTAATTATAATGTGATGGCGGTATTTGGATTTTATAATTATCTGGCAAGGTTCCACTCAGAGATACTTGATACTAAGTTAGACTTCTATTCAGACTCGAATAAAAAAAATCACTCATACAAACCTTTTTTAGAACATACAAAATCCAATGTTAAATATAGGCTAAATGCTTTAAAACTTAGAGAAACAAAGAAACCTCATAGCAAGCTAAGTGAGGAGCAGTTAAAGAAAATATTTCAAACTAAACTCAACATAAGAAATAAATTGCTGGTAAGCATATTATATGAAACTGGTGTGAGGATTTCGGAAGCTTTGAACATAAAGCTTGAAGACATTGATCTTTCAGATAAAAAAATATTAATCACCAAATCTAAAACGCCTTCAGGAAAAAATAGATTAGTATATATATCGGCCGAAACAACAAACTTATTACAAGATTATATATATGAGGTACATGAAAAAAATAACTTTGACAGTGATTATATATTTTTAAAGTTAACAGGTTCTTCGAGAGGAGATGTTTGTGATGGTGTGACTATAAGTGCATTTTTCAGGGAGCTATCTGCAAAATTAGGGTTTAATATTACCCCTCATATGTTCCGGCATACGTTAGCTACAGAACGTAGCTCGGCCATGGGGGTTATTTTTCCCTATTAGAGCCTTACCCTCTTGATGGGTTCGGTCTATTGTTAGCCGTCAGTGTTGTCGCACTGACGGCTTTATTAGTTTATTCAATTTTGCTGTTTCTATGTTCATTATACCACCAAAACAAGGCTTGTACACATTTTCTGTAATAAAAAGGATTGAACAGGGTGAGGTCCACCTCTATGAGCAGTAAATGACACGTCGGTTATAGAGGGTTTAATATCTCAGCTTTTTCATTTTTAGGTGAATTGACTTGTGTTGAAATCTCATAAGCGGTGAGTTCACCAGGATAAGGCACCAATACTTTCATACATATCATCCGTCTTAAATTCTATACCAGCAGCATTCAATGCCATTCGATAACCCTTAAACCTATTCAGACCTGTTCCTGTGTATAAGGGGCCAGAAATATGGGCAATATGTGGTGGCCATGA comes from the Halobacillus shinanisalinarum genome and includes:
- the mobP2 gene encoding MobP2 family relaxase codes for the protein MNETITPGVVLKTKFVTANKKGFQDYVQYVDREEAKGKGEAHRSMFSLYNHYMDDQDKTSALFTQNSDRLSVEGKQGIKSLFEQAQKKNSIMWQDVITFDNDWLQKRGVYDSKSHTLDEDALKEVTRRSMQAMMKKEGLQDSAVWSAAIHYNTDNIHIHVATVEPNPTRERGKRKPKTLDAMKGEVVNGLLDRTQERNHINSLIREHMVNTKKENSSTKWRNREMKPLFLEVYNHLPQDKRQWHYGYQTLNPIRPKIDELTTRYLNKYHPNDMKQLHRKLDLEVNELKQAYGDGPKDKKRYQHYKQNKLDDLYKRMGNAFLQEMKAYDNQRIHAHEPRHFSSHRPVPPGVHLQQSFRRIQRSMSQTYEQFMNDLDHQKLERDIERER
- a CDS encoding ArdC-like ssDNA-binding domain-containing protein, which codes for MAKSKRTYPKKSPEQVQEEINRLTEGMEERISNHFHSPDQLKEYLDFMGKFYRYSLKNTALIDSQFSGAEAVGSFAFWKEKGFPVNKGEQGIKILVPNRLGQQFKNNEGEWKSLQHATRQEKEQVKDGQLDKREGRLVFSIGSVFDVSQTSASQKDLPHIFPNKWIDGKVENYKPLRRGMEAIADKNNIQIVEPYEELGAAKGVSYTGRGEVALNPRNSERQDTKSLLHELTVRP
- a CDS encoding reverse transcriptase/maturase family protein, with the translated sequence MRNPQVVLDNLTSKSNDESYKYQRVYRNLYNPEFYLMAYDEIYPNPGHMTKGSNGKTIDGMSMKRIHTIIDSLKDEKYQPTPVRRTYIGKKSGNGKRPLGIPSFDDKLLQMVVKYILESMYESSFSNTSHGYRPNKSCHTAIKQIADTFNGVKWFIEGDIKGFFDNIDHSILINLLRKRIKDEKFLRLIWKFLKAGYVEDWKYHNSYSGVPQGGIISPVLSNIYLNELDKFIEEFQLKFNKGKHKAQNPAYKKLHQKSMRLKKKLKDKMAKGTLKEGEREEIIGSIKEANNRKMKLPSKDPMDQNYRRLKYVRYADDWLIGIIGSKEDATMIKKELTTFISQKLKLELSQEKTLITNSSKFARFLGYNIAISRNQQPKPSSRPAGEQKKVLSRNNSGKVSIYMPKEAWTNKLIEYKAIKMDGRNWRPMHRSALINNDDLEIITRYNSEIRGMYNYYRLALNVSGLNKFRYFMEYSLYKTFANKYKTSISKIINRYSINGVFAVRYKTKKANKTRYFYSDGFKRNTSIKADHTHTDLPISKVDLARTSLISRLKAERCEWCHAENVELEIHHVRKLKDLKGKKLWEQAMIARARKTIALCALGQGNDCHRKLHAGLLD
- a CDS encoding toprim domain-containing protein, which encodes MVKHVGASQVEIARNVDLIDYLQRKGEPLKKEGNYYRHQKHDSLVIKDQMYAWNSREEKGSGVINFAKMFYGMSFPEAVLDLNAQGYKVKTDEQKRKPKEPYHYPEHYEVNDITKAKNYLTKERKIHPKLVDWLEQKDFIAQDKLGNVIFKWKQNGKIVGADRQGTTPMKDGHMFKGIDKNSHGSAGFSLDIGKPHSMYFFESPVDALSYWSVKQEELQNTRLVSMSGLKRQTLIDEMKRMGKEGCTIHHVTLCTDNDKAGQAFSNKYHRLMTKGLSSIDLPEAKDWNDELKKKTEKDRERSTQGGLAKKDLITHGSERE
- a CDS encoding toprim domain-containing protein, producing MQMLFKAPVKKDGYIEVNDRRYFNDKAVITWGFDHLVSLVMHGAYKKEWERWSLKHLPILPDHYKFEVPKDKKKQFQIVKGLIQTASEIVIATDADREGENIARSIIRKAGAENKPTKRLWINSLEVDEIQKGFENLHSGSKYLPIYGEAQARQIGDWLVGMNASPLYSLLLPKKGIRETFSLGRVQTPTLY
- a CDS encoding DNA topoisomerase, which translates into the protein MYHFKSEPFYELYANIKVENGTFQAKYKDRFGRKGDLTNFMNKQGLKSEENTTITKLTKESKKTKSPKLHSLSTLQTKANKKWKYSPTDVLKIMQTLYEKKLLTYPRTDSNHITESEFKYLKNNFSAYQNIADVSVDMSFLGPQKRYVESSKVQELSII
- a CDS encoding tyrosine-type recombinase/integrase, whose translation is MAKVIKVKEEEKVIYLLTSNEGIPFLYVNKYLKFLDTINKSPNTIKSYAYRLKLYWDFIELNQLEFENISMDVLVKYIGWLHGGSSVGSKKRESNTINYNVMAVFGFYNYLARFHSEILDTKLDFYSDSNKKNHSYKPFLEHTKSNVKYRLNALKLRETKKPHSKLSEEQLKKIFQTKLNIRNKLLVSILYETGVRISEALNIKLEDIDLSDKKILITKSKTPSGKNRLVYISAETTNLLQDYIYEVHEKNNFDSDYIFLKLTGSSRGDVCDGVTISAFFRELSAKLGFNITPHMFRHTLATERSSAMGVIFPY